In Calliopsis andreniformis isolate RMS-2024a chromosome 8, iyCalAndr_principal, whole genome shotgun sequence, one DNA window encodes the following:
- the LOC143182603 gene encoding uncharacterized protein LOC143182603 yields the protein MADYWKSQGRKFCDFCKCWIADNKPSIDFHEGGKKHKENVSKRLKEIHKNTAKQAKQNKKIEDDIKKMESAAMAAYLKDMENNTRDMTADKLIKEKMNRLEAKDTPNVNHGPIPTPETASRFKAEHHFPQEIDPCDPLSRSAPVHLPRVQQKSENKAQGKGKSGKGKGKGKKTQEDGPAKPVRKLWYEALSPEGYTYYWHIETNESVWEPPEEGYMTFAEQENEAKEQALQEELLQQLEKEEAIANADILEEKRANAERERLKELRKQKEVPQSKDEEVEPTTEEERPYRRDYSLPEKVHPYGPWQTVRTSETKPVDLQLPKYNKVQLPVFEKAEVPISQRTFKEKTVTQVDAGDSDDDGKPTTFKKRKIGNKSVRKRATDD from the exons GGCGGACTATTGGAAGTCCCAAGGCCGCAAGTTCTGTGATTTCTGCAAGTGTTGGATCGCCGACAATAAGCCTAGCATCGATTTCCACGAAGGTGGCAAGAAGCACAAAGAAAATGTCAGCAAGCGGCTCAAAGAAATACACAAGAACACTGCGAAGCAGGCGAAGCAAAATAAGAAGATCGAAGATGATATTAAGAAAATGGAAAGC GCCGCCATGGCAGCTTACCTGAAAGACATGGAAAATAACACGAGAGACATGACAGCCGATAAACTAATCAAGGAAAAGATGAACAGGCTCGAGGCGAAAGAC ACACCCAATGTCAATCACGGACCAATACCCACCCCAGAGACGGCCTCGAGGTTTAAAGCTGAACACCAC TTTCCTCAGGAGATCGATCCATGCGATCCATTATCGAGAAGTGCGCCAGTGCACTTGCCCAGAGTTCAACAAAAAAGCGAGAACAAGGCTCAGGGTAAGGGTAAATCGGGCAAAGGAAAGGGGAAAGGGAAGAAGACTCAAGAAGACGGTCCTGCGAAGCCAGTGAGGAAACTTTGGTACGAAGCCTTGAGCCCCGAGGGATACACTTACTATTGGCACATCGAAACCAATG AGTCTGTTTGGGAGCCTCCAGAGGAAGGGTACATGACGTTCGCGGAGCAGGAGAACGAGGCGAAAGAGCAGGCTCTCCAGGAGGAGCTGCTGCAGCAGCTGGAGAAGGAGGAAGCGATTGCCAATGCAGATATTTTGGAGGAGAAGCGGGCCAATGCGGAGAGAGAGAGATTAAAAGAGCTGAGGAAGCAGAAAGAAGTGCCGCAATCTAAAGACGAGGAAGTAGAACCGACGACGGAGGAGGAAAGACCCTACAGAAGGGACTACAGTCTTCCAGAGAAAGTGCATCCTTATGGTCCTTGGCAGACAGTCAGAACAAG CGAAACGAAACCAGTGGACCTCCAGCTTCCGAAATACAACAAAGTGCAGCTGCCCGTCTTCGAGAAGGCAGAGGTGCCCATTTCGCAGAGAACTTTCAAAGAGAAAACCGTGACGCAAGTTGACGCGGGCGATAGCGACGATGACGGGAAGCCGACTACCTTCAAGAAGCGAAAAATCGGCAATAAGAGTGTACGCAAACGAGCCACAGACGACTGA
- the LOC143182607 gene encoding facilitated trehalose transporter Tret1 translates to MTEGRKANDPGKFRQLFLALIANISTMSYGTMVGWPSPAIPQLQSVNPPVGTEPITDETASWMGAILCLTAAFTTLVVGAITDRLGRKTTGCLAAVPLCLCWLLTIFATDSIHLLIGRCLGGMGASMVLFVVPGYVSDIACDSIRGMLGSLLVLVLNGGILLIYIVGAYLSFRVSAIIALALPLFYLACFLFAPESPVYLVRRNRLEQAAKALRWLKAGHEPTVERELSRLQAEAKEQNVSGKSIGPSDLFRDKATIKGLVITLGLFSGQQFCGIYAMINYTETIFRISGSSLSPNTSAIIVGLIQLFGSYLSTSLMERLGRRPLLLISCAGMAVCHFILGTFCYVQTLGHDVSAFNWIPVVALSTYVIVFSLGMGPVPYIMSSEILSRDVSSVIVTLGLFSVWITAFLVVKVFPNVVSLMGINGCFFLFGILCVANFVFVFMLIPETKGKSRQAIIDKLNGRPRVIEDPRYVSSGDVVEKNLPPPEQI, encoded by the exons ATGACGGAAGGCAGAAAAGCCAACGATCCAGGAAAGTTCCGACAGCTTTTCCTCGCGCTTATCG CGAACATCTCGACCATGTCGTACGGGACGATGGTGGGCTGGCCATCGCCTGCCATACCACAACTCCAGAGCGTGAACCCGCCAGTGGGCACGGAGCCCATCACGGACGAAACAGCGTCTTGGATGGGTGCAATCCTCTGCCTGACAGCTGCCTTCACCACCCTGGTAGTCGGTGCAATCACCGATAGACTGGGCCGCAAGACAACCGGATGCTTGGCCGCTGTGCCCCTTTGCCTTTGCTGGCTGCTGACTATCTTCGCTACAGACAGCATACACTTGCTGATTGGCCGCTGTCTGGGAGGCATGGGCGCCTCGATGGTTCTGTTCGTGGTGCCAGGGTACGTCTCTGACATCGCATGCGACAGCATACGCGGCATGCTAGGCAGTTTgctagtcctcgtgctcaatggtGGCATCTTGCTGATTTATATCGTCGGAGCGTATCTGTCGTTTCGCGTGAGCGCGATCATAGCGCTCGCCTTGCCCCTCTTCTACCTTGCCTGCTTCCTCTTTGCACCTGAATCGCCGGTGTACCTGGTGCGACGCAATCGGCTGGAGCAAGCTGCGAA GGCCCTGAGATGGCTGAAGGCAGGACACGAGCCGACTGTGGAGAGGGAGCTATCGAGGCTACAGGCTGAAGCCAAAGAGCAGAATGTCTCGGGAAAATCGATAGGACCCTCGGACCTGTTTCGAGATAAGGCAACGATCAAGGGGTTGGTCATTACTCTGGGTCTGTTTAGTGGTCAACAGTTCTGCGGGATATATGCCATG ATCAACTACACCGAAACGATCTTTAGAATATCAGGAAGCTCGCTCTCCCCGAACACTTCGGCGATTATCGTGGGCCTGATCCAACTCTTCGGCTCGTATCTCTCCACTTCCTTGATGGAACGACTCGGCAGAAGACCCCTGCTTCTGATATCCTGTGCAGGGATGGCTGTCTGCCACTTTATACTCGGGACCTTCTGCTACGTGCAGACACTTGGGCACGATGTCAGCGCGTTCAACTGGATCCCCGTGGTTGCCTTATCCACCTACGTGATCGTCTTTAGTTTAGGCATGGGTCCAGTCCCCTACATCATGTCCTCGGAGATTCTTAGTAGAGACGTTTCCAGCGTGATCGTGACCTTAGGATTGTTTAGTGTCTGGATCACGGCGTTCCTCGTCGTCAAAGTGTTCCCTAATGTAGTCAGTTTGATGGGAATCAATGGTTGCTTCTTTCTCTTTGGCATTCTATGCGTGGCCAATTTCGTGTTCGTGTTCATGCTTATCCCGGAGACGAAGGGCAAGTCTCGGCAGGCGATCATAGACAAACTCAATGGACGACCTCGTGTGATAGAGGATCCGCGATACGTTTCCTCGGGAGATGTTGTTGAAAAGAATCTGCCTCCACCTGAGCAGATCTGA
- the LOC143182605 gene encoding protein-L-isoaspartate(D-aspartate) O-methyltransferase isoform X1, with the protein MHRLRTETQRMGIKGISWRQITAKQVYHPFLRALSSFFKKMAWHCSGTTNQEMVNKLKEAGILATDRAEAAMLAVDRARYCHEPEPYLDRPRRIGYNVTISAPHMHAYALSILSDQLFDGAKALDVGSGSGYLSACMGFMVGSRGRVIGIDHIPELIEISTRNVRQDCPHFLKEGRVKFVVGDGRLGYAAEGPYNAIHVGAAAETLPQQLIDQLAPGGRLVCPVVTIEGFQRLQDLLQVDKNADSTVTKKKLMSVSYVPLTDPATQLNES; encoded by the exons ATGCATCGACTGCGTACAGAGACGCAGCGCATGGGTATCAAAGGTATCTCTTGGAGGCAGATAACAGCGAAACAG GTATACCATCCTTTTCTCCGTGCTTTATCATCCTTCTTCAAGAAAATGGCATGGCACTGCAGCGGAACCACAAATCAGGAGATGGTTAATAAATTAAAAG AAGCTGGGATTCTGGCAACAGACAGAGCAGAGGCAGCTATGCTTGCGGTTGATAGAGCAAGATATTGTCATGAGCCTGAGCCATACCTAGACAGACCAAGGAGGATAGGCTATAATGTTACGATCAGTGCTCCTCACATG CATGCATACGCATTGTCCATTCTATCCGATCAGCTGTTCGATGGGGCAAAGGCACTAGATGTTGGCTCAGGATCTGGTTACTTATCAGCCTGCATGGGCTTCATGGTCGGCTCTCGGGGGCGTGTGATCGGTATAGATCACATCCCCGAGCTAATAGAAATCTCTACCAGAAACGTGCGCCAGGACTGCCCTCACTTCTTGAAGGAGGGCCGAGTGAAGTTCGTAG TGGGAGACGGCAGGTTGGGATACGCTGCTGAAGGGCCCTACAACGCGATTCACGTCGGAGCTGCGGCGGAGACTTTGCCACAACAG CTGATAGACCAGCTAGCTCCGGGAGGACGATTGGTCTGTCCAGTCGTCACTATAGAAGGCTTCCAGAGGCTTCAAGACTTGCTTCAGGTGGATAAGAATGCCGATAGCACGGTTACAAAGAAAAAGTTGATGTCAGTTTCCTATGTACCTCTAACCGACCCCGCTACTCAACTAAACGAATCATAG
- the LOC143182605 gene encoding protein-L-isoaspartate(D-aspartate) O-methyltransferase isoform X2 → MAWHCSGTTNQEMVNKLKEAGILATDRAEAAMLAVDRARYCHEPEPYLDRPRRIGYNVTISAPHMHAYALSILSDQLFDGAKALDVGSGSGYLSACMGFMVGSRGRVIGIDHIPELIEISTRNVRQDCPHFLKEGRVKFVVGDGRLGYAAEGPYNAIHVGAAAETLPQQLIDQLAPGGRLVCPVVTIEGFQRLQDLLQVDKNADSTVTKKKLMSVSYVPLTDPATQLNES, encoded by the exons ATGGCATGGCACTGCAGCGGAACCACAAATCAGGAGATGGTTAATAAATTAAAAG AAGCTGGGATTCTGGCAACAGACAGAGCAGAGGCAGCTATGCTTGCGGTTGATAGAGCAAGATATTGTCATGAGCCTGAGCCATACCTAGACAGACCAAGGAGGATAGGCTATAATGTTACGATCAGTGCTCCTCACATG CATGCATACGCATTGTCCATTCTATCCGATCAGCTGTTCGATGGGGCAAAGGCACTAGATGTTGGCTCAGGATCTGGTTACTTATCAGCCTGCATGGGCTTCATGGTCGGCTCTCGGGGGCGTGTGATCGGTATAGATCACATCCCCGAGCTAATAGAAATCTCTACCAGAAACGTGCGCCAGGACTGCCCTCACTTCTTGAAGGAGGGCCGAGTGAAGTTCGTAG TGGGAGACGGCAGGTTGGGATACGCTGCTGAAGGGCCCTACAACGCGATTCACGTCGGAGCTGCGGCGGAGACTTTGCCACAACAG CTGATAGACCAGCTAGCTCCGGGAGGACGATTGGTCTGTCCAGTCGTCACTATAGAAGGCTTCCAGAGGCTTCAAGACTTGCTTCAGGTGGATAAGAATGCCGATAGCACGGTTACAAAGAAAAAGTTGATGTCAGTTTCCTATGTACCTCTAACCGACCCCGCTACTCAACTAAACGAATCATAG
- the LOC143182152 gene encoding oxidative stress-induced growth inhibitor 1 isoform X1: MLCSHEGGTVLGTESIRRPRTRFEETMQNCCDDDDNDVVYKDVVIVGNGPSGICLSYMLAGNWPYCTGEPHPGDEMLTARLHFSTRAENESCNHEECKYEEKSTNGTSNQWQSKSERCEKSPGRGLAGNTRCKLECLSSGLEGRQGGRPLALLMDQLQHPCVDAGMDVPSLLTWESAEQHTEHKIIDHVVLGKGQPGGAWQSMDPNVLTISLNRWMSLPDLDIRQWEMLVESEKLQNTDSLEGDELRDYTFQEKPLSACKAIGRISVGTVAAYYRDYVRRKGLEQYFRCGTVVTSVRPVSSSSNEDSRYGWIVEGYEKDTGKLFRYKCKRAVLATGTTDLSNKLGVPGEDSHSEWVTHDLNDLESRLDRLAEQQKLEKRVDPVLVIGAGLSAADAIMAARLRGISVLHVFRDSSSEWSKSGGEKKRHIKYDKLQELPSSMYPEYHKVYEMMADRGTNYPLYRALPGYTLVQLGSESNGHINISDERVVTLSSSDGRLHSFHVSVVAILIGYTPDLSYLENSGVDLGKFSEKPIDGKSNPIEVDDFTYEVIKAPRKGLYALGPLVGDNFVRYILGGAFGILVHILSTSDI, translated from the exons ATGCTGTGCTCGCACGAAGGAGGAACAG TTCTTGGAACAGAATCGATCAGACGTCCAAGAACGCGTTTCGAAGAAACGATGCAAAATTGCTGCGACGACGACGATAACGACGTCGTCTACAAGGATGTAGTCATCGTAG GAAATGGCCCCAGTGGAATATGTCTGTCTTACATGCTCGCTGGGAATTGGCCCTACTGCACTGGCGAGCCTCATCCTGGGGATGAAATGCTCACGGCGAGGCTGCACTTCAGCACGAGGGCCGAAAACGAAAGCTGCAACCACGAGGAGTGCAAGTACGAGGAGAAGAGCACCAATGGGACAAGCAATCAATGGCAGAGCAAGTCGGAGCGCTGCGAGAAGAGTCCAGGAAGAGGACTAGCAGGCAACACGCGTTGCAAGCTCGAGTGTCTCTCTTCGGGGCTCGAAGGCAGACAAGGTGGTCGACCACTGGCCCTTTTAATGGACCAGCTGCAACATCCCTGCGTAGACGCAGGCATGGATGTGCCCTCCCTTCTCACCTGGGAATCTGCAGAGCAACACACAGAGCACAAGATCATTGATCATGTGGTGCTTGGGAAGGGGCAGCCAGGAGGAGCTTGGCAG TCGATGGACCCCAACGTATTGACCATCAGCCTGAACCGATGGATGTCGCTACCAGACTTGGATATCAGGCAGTGGGAGATGCTGGTCGAATCTGAGAAGCTCCAAAACACAGATTCACTAGAAGGCGACGAGCTACGAGACTACACGTTTCAGGAGAAACCACTGAGTGCCTGTAAAGCGATTGGCAGAATCTCTGTGGGCACTGTGGCTGCCTATTACAGAGACTACGTCCGCAGGAAAGGATTGGAGCAATACTTTCGATG TGGGACTGTAGTTACTTCTGTGAGACCCGTGTCAAGCTCCTCTAACGAAGACTCTCGTTATGGATGGATAGTGGAGGGCTACGAAAAGGACACAGGAAAGTTATTCCGCTACAAATGCAAACGAGCTGTTCTCGCCACAGGTACCACCGACTTGTCGAACAAACTCGGAGTACCTGGAGAAGATTCACATTCAGAGTGGGTAACGCACGATCTGAACGATCTGGAATCGAGATTAGATCGCCTAGCCGAGCAGCAAAAACTAGAAAAACGAGTGGATCCCGTGCTGGTAATAGGTGCTGGCCTAAGCGCAGCTGACGCGATAATGGCAGCGCGTCTTCGAGGAATTTCCGTGTTGCACGTGTTCAGGGACTCCTCCAGCGAATGGAGCAAATCGGGAGGCGAGAAAAAGCGGCATATTAAGTACGATAAACTACAGGAGCTCCCCAGTTCCATGTACCCCGAGTACCACAAGGTGTACGAGATGATGGCAGACAGGGGCACCAATTATCCTCTGTACAGGGCACTGCCAGGGTACACGCTGGTGCAACTAGGCAGCGAGTCGAATGGTCACATTAATATTTCTGACGAGCGAGTCGTCACTCTGTCGTCGTCTGATGGACGACTGCACTCGTTCCATGTGTCCGTGGTCGCTATACTTATCG GGTATACACCTGACCTGTCCTATTTGGAAAACAGTGGTGTCGATCTGGGGAAATTCTCTGAGAAACCCATAGATGGTAAATCGAATCCGATCGAGGTCGACGATTTTACGTACGAGGTGATTAAAGCACCGAGAAAGGGACTTTACGCCCTAGGGCCCTTGGTTGGCGATAATTTTGTGCGGTATATACTCGGAGGAGCGTTCGGAATTTTGGTTCACATCTTGAGCACTTCTGACATCTGA
- the LOC143182152 gene encoding oxidative stress-induced growth inhibitor 1 isoform X2 gives MQNCCDDDDNDVVYKDVVIVGNGPSGICLSYMLAGNWPYCTGEPHPGDEMLTARLHFSTRAENESCNHEECKYEEKSTNGTSNQWQSKSERCEKSPGRGLAGNTRCKLECLSSGLEGRQGGRPLALLMDQLQHPCVDAGMDVPSLLTWESAEQHTEHKIIDHVVLGKGQPGGAWQSMDPNVLTISLNRWMSLPDLDIRQWEMLVESEKLQNTDSLEGDELRDYTFQEKPLSACKAIGRISVGTVAAYYRDYVRRKGLEQYFRCGTVVTSVRPVSSSSNEDSRYGWIVEGYEKDTGKLFRYKCKRAVLATGTTDLSNKLGVPGEDSHSEWVTHDLNDLESRLDRLAEQQKLEKRVDPVLVIGAGLSAADAIMAARLRGISVLHVFRDSSSEWSKSGGEKKRHIKYDKLQELPSSMYPEYHKVYEMMADRGTNYPLYRALPGYTLVQLGSESNGHINISDERVVTLSSSDGRLHSFHVSVVAILIGYTPDLSYLENSGVDLGKFSEKPIDGKSNPIEVDDFTYEVIKAPRKGLYALGPLVGDNFVRYILGGAFGILVHILSTSDI, from the exons ATGCAAAATTGCTGCGACGACGACGATAACGACGTCGTCTACAAGGATGTAGTCATCGTAG GAAATGGCCCCAGTGGAATATGTCTGTCTTACATGCTCGCTGGGAATTGGCCCTACTGCACTGGCGAGCCTCATCCTGGGGATGAAATGCTCACGGCGAGGCTGCACTTCAGCACGAGGGCCGAAAACGAAAGCTGCAACCACGAGGAGTGCAAGTACGAGGAGAAGAGCACCAATGGGACAAGCAATCAATGGCAGAGCAAGTCGGAGCGCTGCGAGAAGAGTCCAGGAAGAGGACTAGCAGGCAACACGCGTTGCAAGCTCGAGTGTCTCTCTTCGGGGCTCGAAGGCAGACAAGGTGGTCGACCACTGGCCCTTTTAATGGACCAGCTGCAACATCCCTGCGTAGACGCAGGCATGGATGTGCCCTCCCTTCTCACCTGGGAATCTGCAGAGCAACACACAGAGCACAAGATCATTGATCATGTGGTGCTTGGGAAGGGGCAGCCAGGAGGAGCTTGGCAG TCGATGGACCCCAACGTATTGACCATCAGCCTGAACCGATGGATGTCGCTACCAGACTTGGATATCAGGCAGTGGGAGATGCTGGTCGAATCTGAGAAGCTCCAAAACACAGATTCACTAGAAGGCGACGAGCTACGAGACTACACGTTTCAGGAGAAACCACTGAGTGCCTGTAAAGCGATTGGCAGAATCTCTGTGGGCACTGTGGCTGCCTATTACAGAGACTACGTCCGCAGGAAAGGATTGGAGCAATACTTTCGATG TGGGACTGTAGTTACTTCTGTGAGACCCGTGTCAAGCTCCTCTAACGAAGACTCTCGTTATGGATGGATAGTGGAGGGCTACGAAAAGGACACAGGAAAGTTATTCCGCTACAAATGCAAACGAGCTGTTCTCGCCACAGGTACCACCGACTTGTCGAACAAACTCGGAGTACCTGGAGAAGATTCACATTCAGAGTGGGTAACGCACGATCTGAACGATCTGGAATCGAGATTAGATCGCCTAGCCGAGCAGCAAAAACTAGAAAAACGAGTGGATCCCGTGCTGGTAATAGGTGCTGGCCTAAGCGCAGCTGACGCGATAATGGCAGCGCGTCTTCGAGGAATTTCCGTGTTGCACGTGTTCAGGGACTCCTCCAGCGAATGGAGCAAATCGGGAGGCGAGAAAAAGCGGCATATTAAGTACGATAAACTACAGGAGCTCCCCAGTTCCATGTACCCCGAGTACCACAAGGTGTACGAGATGATGGCAGACAGGGGCACCAATTATCCTCTGTACAGGGCACTGCCAGGGTACACGCTGGTGCAACTAGGCAGCGAGTCGAATGGTCACATTAATATTTCTGACGAGCGAGTCGTCACTCTGTCGTCGTCTGATGGACGACTGCACTCGTTCCATGTGTCCGTGGTCGCTATACTTATCG GGTATACACCTGACCTGTCCTATTTGGAAAACAGTGGTGTCGATCTGGGGAAATTCTCTGAGAAACCCATAGATGGTAAATCGAATCCGATCGAGGTCGACGATTTTACGTACGAGGTGATTAAAGCACCGAGAAAGGGACTTTACGCCCTAGGGCCCTTGGTTGGCGATAATTTTGTGCGGTATATACTCGGAGGAGCGTTCGGAATTTTGGTTCACATCTTGAGCACTTCTGACATCTGA
- the Syx16 gene encoding syntaxin 16 — MKMTTRNLTEPFVLMRNNALQSKHIYAEQNLSDRMALVAPESGSSDNVELRNINLESNAPPIWTDALEETQYILSRLREKIDTLVELHAKQLTRPTLDDTSQEERQMEQLTREIGRAFSSGYRQVQTIKTAARHATKPIERQLATSAVMALSTALQELGLRYRSAQNHYLTQVKSREERSNQFFTEDQSIFLNNAMTDSWLEETNEMNATSWPDNEQRQDSVLLQLEDTEDRVKLAVEREEKIGNIVQSIADLRYIFKDLANMVQDQGTVLDRIDYNIEQTQVQVQEGYKQLKKADSYQRANRKLYCIVVLAGAIILVSFLFVVFKT, encoded by the exons ATGAAAATGACTACCAGAAATTTGACGGAACCTTTCGTTTTAATGCGGAACAATGCATTACAAAGTAAACACATATACGCCGAGCAG AATTTATCTGATCGTATGGCGTTAGTAGCTCCGGAATCTGGCAGCTCTGATAATGTAGAATTGAGAAATATCAATTTGGAGAGTAATGCACCTCCTATTTGGACAGATGCCTTGGAAGAGACACAATACATTTTAAGTAGATTACGTGAGAAGATAGACACTTTAGTAGAATTACATGCTAAACAATTAACTAGACCAACACTAGATGATACTTCACAG GAAGAGAGACAAATGGAACAACTAACGCGAGAAATAGGACGCGCGTTTTCTAGCGGTTATCGACAAGTGCAGACTATAAAAACTGCGGCAAGGCATGCTACTAAACCTATAGAACGCCAATTAGCTACAAGTGCGGTAATGGCACTCTCGACTGCTTTACAAGAACTGGGTCTTCGCTATAGATCGGCTCAGAATCATTACTTAACAC AGGTCAAATCGAGGGAGGAACGGAGCAATCAATTTTTTACCGAAGATCAatcgatatttttaaataacgccATGACCGATTCGTGGCTAGAGGAAACGAATGAAATGAACGCAACTTCTTGGCCAGACAACGAACAAAGACAAGATTCTGTACTTTTACAGTTGGAAGATACGGAGGATAGAGTAAAACTAGCGGTGGAAAGGGAAGAAAAAATTGGTAATATAGTCCAAAGCATAGCTGATCTCAGATACATATTCAAA GATTTAGCTAATATGGTTCAGGATCAAGGCACTGTTTTGGACAGAATTGACTATAATATTGAACAAACTCAGGTACAAGTGCAAGAAGGCTATAAGCAATTAAAAAAGGCAGACTCTTATCAGAGAGCCAATAGAAAATTGTATTGTATAGTGGTTCTTGCTGGGGCTATCATCCTAGTTAGTTTTCTTTTCGTTGTATTTAAAACATAA
- the Bcn92 gene encoding LYR motif-containing protein bcn92 — MATSRNAILCLYRNLIRESNRWNTYNYRMYALRKIRSEFRENQTLRDKEKIAKCYKKGLETLDMLQRQVVIGNMYCTRPLIIETVRNKDT; from the exons ATGGCTACTAGCCGGAACGCAATTTTGTGTCTTTACCGGAATCTAATCCGAGAAAGtaacagatggaatacttataaTTATCG GATGTATGCTTTGCGTAAAATTCGAAGTGAATTTCGAGAAAATCAAACACTTCGGGATAAGGAAAAAATCGCAAAGTGTTACAAAAAGGGACTGGAGACTCTTGATATGCTTCAAAGACAAGTAGTTATTGGAAATATGTACTGTACCCGACCATTAATTATTGAAACTGTTAGGAATAAAGATACTTAA